The bacterium region CTCAGGAGTTATTGTAAGTAAAGACGGCTATATTTTGACAAATAACCATGTTATTGAGGATGCAGATGATATTACAGTAACTCTTAATGATAAAAGAAGTTATAAAGCAAAGATTGTTGGGCGTGACCCATTGACCGAAGTAGCAGTAATCAAAATAGATGGCAGTAACCTTCCTGCTGCGCGGCTTGGAAATTCAGATGCTATTGAAGTTGGTGAATGGGTTCTTGCAGTTGGTAACCCCCTTGAACTTAACTCTACAATCACTGCAGGCATTATTAGTGCAAAAGGAAGAGATATAAATATTATCAGCAGCAGAACTCCAAGCGAATCAGGCGGTTCTTATGCAATTGAGAATTTTATCCAGACAGATGCTGCAATTAACCCGGGAAACAGCGGCGGAGCTCTTGTCAATCTCAAAAGTGAAGTGATAGGTATAAATACTGCAATAGCAACTAAGACAGGAGGATATCAGGGTTACGGATTTGCAGTACCGATAAATCTCGCCAGAAAGATTATGAATGATTTGATAAAACAGGGGTATGTTACCAGGGCGTACCTTGGTATCGGAATGAGAAATGTTGACGAAGCAGTTGCAGAGCGGTTTAATCTTTCTACACCTAAGGGTGTATATGTTGATCAGGTTGTAGACGGAAGCCCTGCACAAAAGGCAGGACTTAAACCGCTTGATATAATTACAAAACTTGATGGCAAAGAGGTCAGCCAGGGGAATGAAATACAGAGTACTATTGCACTTAAGAATCCGGGAGATACTATAACTCTGACGATTTTACGCGATGGTAAAATTATGAATGTAAAAGTAAAATTGGGAAAGAGAGATACCGGAAAAACAGAGAAAAAGCATGAAAAGAGTGAAGGCCTTCCGGATCTGGGTATTTCTGTACAGACTCTTGATAATGATTTGCGCTCTCAGATAGGGTATTACGATAATGATGAGGGTGTAGTTGTAACAGGAGTAGAGCCTTACAGCACAGCTTTTGATGCAGGTATTGTCAGAGGAGATCTGATAACGAAAATCGAGAGCAGCAAAATCAAGACAGTTAATGACTATAAACGGGCCCTGCGCCAGTATAAAAAAAGAGGTGTGGTTATTTTTTCAATAAAACGTAAGAGTACAGAGTTCCATGCTTTTGTGAAGATGTCAAAGTA contains the following coding sequences:
- a CDS encoding Do family serine endopeptidase → MKKKLIKRLTAAGLIFIGVVVGIVLTSRLDWTPKSFASNAKAVITGNQSPEKEAVFQMQNTGKAFTYVAKEILPTVVSISSEKVIKRSADQSQFGPLFRDFFGREFKFNVPKTQKLRGLGSGVIVSKDGYILTNNHVIEDADDITVTLNDKRSYKAKIVGRDPLTEVAVIKIDGSNLPAARLGNSDAIEVGEWVLAVGNPLELNSTITAGIISAKGRDINIISSRTPSESGGSYAIENFIQTDAAINPGNSGGALVNLKSEVIGINTAIATKTGGYQGYGFAVPINLARKIMNDLIKQGYVTRAYLGIGMRNVDEAVAERFNLSTPKGVYVDQVVDGSPAQKAGLKPLDIITKLDGKEVSQGNEIQSTIALKNPGDTITLTILRDGKIMNVKVKLGKRDTGKTEKKHEKSEGLPDLGISVQTLDNDLRSQIGYYDNDEGVVVTGVEPYSTAFDAGIVRGDLITKIESSKIKTVNDYKRALRQYKKRGVVIFSIKRKSTEFHAFVKMSK